A region of Selenomonadales bacterium 4137-cl DNA encodes the following proteins:
- a CDS encoding MFS transporter, producing MKTSTKVIIAVLFCYFVAWLDRMAISMALPYIGKEFNLSATALGGILSAFFIGYAGCQIPGGWLADKFGARRVITSALAVWSLFTAFTGMVSNITQMLIVRFVFGAGEGVFPGPVWKIVGSWFSKKDRGTANSCVLTSTTLGPAITPLLVAPLIAAYGWRAVFYILGALGIVCVYISWRYIVDKPEEYPGISAEEVRLIKEQRAADEAAAAGMEQSIAPKASFWELIQEPRIWVMFFGVFFLTVPIWGYMTWLPTYLVKVRGLTLAKMSIAASIPFFVATVGMLLSGWMSDKFFRGRRRYLVIAAELVGAFCLYLFYTTPSVEYATLYQSLAAGFLFMALGSIWALPVIYLPENLMGSGSGFVNTGGQLGGLVAPFALGLVIDWTGGNYDAAFKLLAFSCLISSAIIFLGIREKKNPAGPLPAAQATGR from the coding sequence TTGAAAACAAGCACAAAGGTCATCATCGCCGTACTTTTTTGTTATTTCGTGGCCTGGCTCGACCGTATGGCCATCAGCATGGCGCTCCCGTATATCGGCAAAGAGTTCAACCTGTCGGCCACAGCGCTTGGCGGCATCCTGAGCGCCTTTTTCATCGGTTACGCCGGCTGCCAAATTCCGGGCGGCTGGCTGGCCGACAAATTCGGCGCCCGGCGGGTAATCACAAGCGCCCTGGCGGTGTGGTCGCTGTTCACGGCTTTCACCGGCATGGTATCCAATATCACCCAAATGCTCATAGTCCGCTTCGTGTTCGGGGCCGGCGAAGGCGTTTTCCCCGGCCCGGTATGGAAAATCGTCGGCAGCTGGTTCAGCAAAAAAGACCGCGGCACCGCCAACTCCTGCGTCCTGACCTCGACAACTTTAGGCCCGGCCATCACGCCGCTGCTGGTGGCCCCGCTCATCGCCGCTTACGGCTGGCGCGCCGTTTTCTATATCCTGGGCGCGCTCGGCATCGTTTGCGTCTATATCAGTTGGCGCTACATCGTCGACAAGCCGGAAGAGTACCCGGGAATCTCGGCCGAGGAGGTCCGGCTCATCAAAGAACAGCGGGCCGCGGACGAAGCGGCCGCCGCAGGCATGGAACAAAGCATCGCTCCCAAGGCGTCCTTCTGGGAACTTATCCAGGAGCCGCGTATCTGGGTCATGTTCTTCGGCGTATTCTTCCTGACCGTCCCCATCTGGGGCTACATGACCTGGCTGCCCACCTACCTTGTAAAAGTGCGCGGCCTCACGCTGGCGAAAATGTCCATCGCCGCCTCCATCCCCTTCTTCGTGGCCACCGTCGGCATGCTGTTGTCCGGCTGGATGTCCGACAAATTCTTCCGTGGCCGCCGACGCTACCTGGTCATCGCCGCCGAGCTCGTCGGCGCCTTCTGCCTGTACCTGTTCTACACCACGCCCTCGGTGGAATACGCCACCCTGTACCAAAGCCTGGCAGCCGGCTTCCTTTTCATGGCCCTCGGCTCCATCTGGGCGCTGCCCGTCATCTACCTGCCCGAAAACCTTATGGGCTCCGGCAGCGGCTTCGTCAACACCGGCGGACAACTGGGCGGTCTCGTAGCCCCGTTCGCCCTTGGACTCGTCATCGACTGGACGGGCGGCAACTATGACGCGGCCTTCAAGCTGCTGGCCTTCTCCTGCCTTATCTCCTCCGCCATAATCTTTCTCGGCATCCGGGAAAAGAAAAACCCGGCCGGCCCGCT
- a CDS encoding alkaline phosphatase, with the protein MKRKAAVWLMLAALLIPLFPAGALAKAPVKNVIIVMPDGMSATHATVARWYNGGKALVSDEMICGAIRTYSAESLISDSAPASTAFATGHKSNSKFIGILPAKTTMPGVAPVADELKYKPGATVLEGAKLQGKAVGLVATSNIQHASPAGYSAHTFNRNDYNDIAEQQVYLDIDVVFGGGKQYLLPVAQGGKRTDGENLVAVLKDRGYRFVEDRGQMASVKSGKVWGMFAMDDMAYEFDRPTFRPEEPSLAEMTGKAIELLSQNKNGFFLFVEASKVDWASHANDPIGVISDVLAFDEAMKVALDFARKDGQTLVLGFTDHGNGGMSIGNKTTDATYDKLPFEALIAPLKKATLTGEGIEKVLDGDLSESNIRFVMSNYYGVDDLTAGEVTAIQKAKKGSMNYAVGPVISRRSVIGWTTNGHTGEDVFLYAYGPNRPTGLIQNTDLALAQAGALGLDLDAVDGKLFVEADKAFAAIGATVRLDKADAANPVLVVEKGMKRVELPISKDIVRAGGTSCEMHGLTVLAAKTGKVYVPRQAVELAVAAGL; encoded by the coding sequence GTGAAAAGAAAAGCTGCCGTTTGGCTCATGCTAGCCGCGTTGCTTATTCCCTTATTCCCGGCCGGTGCGCTTGCCAAGGCGCCGGTGAAAAACGTCATTATCGTGATGCCGGACGGCATGAGCGCCACTCATGCCACGGTCGCCCGCTGGTATAACGGCGGGAAGGCGCTGGTCTCCGACGAGATGATCTGCGGCGCGATCCGCACTTACAGCGCGGAAAGTCTTATATCCGATTCGGCGCCGGCGTCGACTGCCTTTGCCACCGGCCATAAGTCAAATTCCAAGTTCATTGGTATTCTGCCGGCGAAAACTACGATGCCCGGGGTCGCCCCGGTCGCGGATGAGTTGAAGTACAAGCCGGGCGCCACCGTGCTGGAGGGGGCCAAACTGCAGGGTAAAGCGGTGGGCTTGGTCGCCACCTCCAACATCCAGCACGCCAGCCCCGCCGGCTATTCGGCCCATACCTTCAACCGCAACGATTATAACGATATCGCCGAGCAGCAGGTTTACCTCGATATCGACGTGGTGTTCGGCGGCGGCAAGCAGTATCTTCTTCCCGTGGCGCAGGGCGGGAAACGCACCGACGGCGAGAATCTCGTCGCCGTGTTGAAGGACCGCGGCTACCGGTTCGTGGAAGACCGCGGGCAGATGGCGTCAGTAAAGAGCGGCAAGGTCTGGGGCATGTTCGCCATGGACGATATGGCCTACGAGTTCGACCGCCCGACCTTCCGCCCCGAGGAGCCAAGCCTGGCGGAGATGACCGGGAAGGCGATCGAGCTGCTTTCCCAGAACAAGAACGGTTTCTTCCTGTTCGTTGAAGCCAGCAAGGTGGACTGGGCGTCCCATGCCAACGACCCCATCGGTGTAATCAGCGACGTGCTGGCGTTCGACGAAGCGATGAAGGTGGCGCTCGACTTCGCCAGGAAAGACGGGCAGACGCTGGTGCTGGGCTTTACCGACCACGGCAACGGCGGCATGTCGATCGGCAACAAGACGACCGACGCCACTTACGACAAGCTGCCTTTCGAGGCGCTGATCGCCCCGCTTAAAAAAGCGACGCTTACCGGCGAGGGGATCGAGAAGGTGCTGGATGGCGATCTTTCCGAGAGCAATATCCGGTTTGTCATGAGCAATTACTACGGCGTCGATGACCTGACTGCCGGGGAAGTGACGGCAATCCAGAAAGCCAAGAAAGGCAGCATGAATTATGCGGTCGGGCCGGTGATTTCCCGCCGGTCGGTGATCGGCTGGACCACCAACGGCCATACCGGCGAGGATGTGTTCCTGTACGCTTACGGCCCCAACAGACCGACCGGCCTCATCCAGAATACCGACCTCGCATTGGCGCAGGCGGGAGCTTTGGGCCTCGACCTGGATGCCGTCGACGGCAAGTTGTTCGTCGAGGCCGACAAGGCATTTGCCGCCATCGGCGCGACTGTGAGGCTGGATAAAGCTGATGCCGCCAATCCGGTGCTGGTGGTGGAAAAGGGAATGAAGCGAGTCGAGCTGCCGATCAGTAAGGATATCGTCAGGGCCGGCGGCACGAGTTGCGAAATGCACGGACTGACTGTGCTGGCCGCTAAGACGGGCAAGGTGTACGTGCCCCGGCAGGCGGTCGAGCTGGCCGTGGCCGCGGGGCTGTAA
- a CDS encoding twin-arginine translocation signal domain-containing protein has product MSNPFDKMNLDCNRRDFIRMSAGAAAALAFASLPQPAAAKAPALKAKKLPLPECLAMKPVAMAERSSHVKAAYDFLVTTAREIQDETIRRTTLEILKNPAPRLMELYPGDAEKDNAKRRLVAAGYLKDGAAYDEFLPPCKSPNQAVIPFYAAPGSGYASHHSYPGGLATHVAVNVKAALGFYNAYKDVYGYQVSRDIVVAAQTLHDLHKPWVFQWQESGASRTEYPIAGTGAHHVLTIAELIHREMPAELVVAMACAHNHPGSANDERDVVNWLSAAAILADKDPVALGLLAADGKTLPLPRRVEGFITHLGDHDWVLSVPSAKWTIAKVGEIAKREYGMTDADLQTAKFFAFRNYVFSQATLEQLYLIWTTEDEGALVEAVKSVVA; this is encoded by the coding sequence ATGAGTAATCCGTTTGACAAGATGAATCTCGACTGTAACCGCCGCGACTTTATCAGGATGTCGGCAGGGGCCGCGGCCGCGCTGGCGTTTGCCTCTTTGCCGCAACCCGCCGCGGCGAAAGCGCCGGCGCTGAAGGCCAAGAAGCTGCCGCTACCGGAGTGCCTGGCTATGAAGCCGGTCGCTATGGCGGAGCGATCCTCCCACGTTAAGGCCGCCTACGATTTTCTGGTAACGACTGCCCGGGAAATACAGGACGAGACCATCCGCCGCACGACACTGGAAATATTGAAGAATCCCGCGCCCCGTCTGATGGAACTGTATCCGGGCGATGCCGAAAAGGATAACGCGAAAAGGCGCCTGGTGGCTGCCGGGTACCTTAAAGACGGCGCCGCCTACGACGAGTTTTTGCCGCCCTGCAAGAGCCCAAACCAAGCAGTAATCCCGTTTTATGCCGCTCCCGGCAGCGGCTACGCCAGTCATCATTCCTACCCCGGCGGGCTGGCCACGCACGTGGCGGTCAACGTAAAGGCTGCGCTAGGTTTTTACAACGCGTACAAGGATGTATACGGTTATCAGGTGAGCCGCGATATCGTCGTCGCCGCGCAGACGCTACACGACCTGCATAAGCCGTGGGTTTTCCAGTGGCAGGAAAGCGGTGCGTCCCGTACCGAGTACCCGATCGCCGGTACGGGCGCCCACCACGTTCTCACCATCGCCGAGCTCATCCACCGCGAAATGCCGGCCGAGCTTGTCGTGGCGATGGCCTGCGCCCATAATCATCCGGGGTCGGCCAACGATGAGCGCGATGTGGTCAATTGGCTTTCCGCGGCGGCTATTCTCGCCGATAAAGACCCTGTAGCGCTCGGCCTCCTGGCCGCCGACGGCAAAACCCTTCCCCTGCCTCGCCGCGTCGAAGGGTTTATCACTCATCTGGGAGACCATGACTGGGTATTGTCTGTCCCGTCTGCGAAGTGGACGATCGCCAAGGTGGGCGAAATTGCCAAGCGGGAGTACGGCATGACTGATGCCGACCTGCAAACCGCGAAGTTTTTCGCGTTCCGCAACTATGTGTTTTCCCAGGCGACTCTCGAACAGCTGTACCTGATTTGGACAACCGAGGACGAGGGTGCGCTGGTGGAGGCTGTCAAGTCGGTGGTCGCCTAG